The nucleotide sequence TAGCTACACTTCAAAGAAAATTTCATATAAAGTATATGCTGTAAATTCATCTGGCTTCTCTATGGGGTCTAATATTGTTAGCATTACCAATGGTGTAGTTGGAATAGATAAAGTCACAAAAGATGCATTTAAAATCTACCCTAATCCTTCGACAGGTATCTTTACAGTCAATCTTCAAGACTATGTAAGTCAGAATGGCCTTCTTGAAGTCTATTCTACCACAGGAAAGATGATTTATAGTAGAAATATTTCTGTAGATGAGATGGTAATTGAGGTTGACCTTTCCAAGCAAAGTAGAGGAACTTATATTATGCGATTTAGTAGTGACCTTGGTATCTTCACACAGAGGTGTATCAAAAATTAAAAAAATATTATCAGGCTATCTAAAAAAGGTAGCCTTTTTTTACTATCTCAATTACAAGGCATTTACATCCGAAGTCAAATCATTTACCTCAGGGCACATTACACAGGAAATGAATTTTGTATTCCTTATTTCCATTCCTATCTTCACGTCCACAAACTCTCAGAAACTCAATATTATTTTACCTTACAAAAAGTGATGAAAAAACTTATACTATTGTGTCTACTAATTTCTCATGTTTCTTTTGGACAAAGCAAACTAGTAAGTCAAACCATTGGAAAAATCGACATTCAAGAAGATACAGTAAAATCTGTATTCGATTGGATCGTAAAAAACATCAAATATGATGTCAACAAACTTCAGAAAATTAAAAACGGTAAAAGTCCTACCGGTAAAATGAAGTTCTATACCACAAATGAGCGTAATGTTTATCTTATTGATCAAGTAGTAAAGAAAAAAGCTGGAGTATGCCAAGATTACTCTTTATTACTGGATGTGATTATGAAGGAACTGGGTTATGAATCGTATATCATCAAAGGATACACTAAAAGGAAAGATGGTTCGATTGGAGGTGCTTTTGGACATACTTGGAATGCTATTAAAGTGAATGGAGAATGGAAGCTATACGATCCAACTTGGGGTGCAGGAACAGTAGAGAATGGTAAAAAATTTCATCAAAATTACGATCTCAATTGGTACGATGTAGCTCCTGAAAAAATGATTGAAAGACATATGCCTTATGATCCCATTTGGCAATTATTGGATACTCCTTACACTTATGAAAACTTCAATAAAAACACCATTCCTACTCCACAAGAACCAAAATATGACTACAATACTCTTATAGCAGAGCATCTAAAAAAAGATGATAAGAGTAGAATGGAAGCGGAAGTAGCTAGATCAGAAGAATTAGGCAATACGATAAACCTTGTGAAAGAATGGAGAAAGTTAACTCTTCGAAATATGAGTATCCATGGTGTTACAAGCAACAGAGAACTCTTAGAAAAAGGAAAAGAAGCGGGAAGTAATGCTATCGAAGGTTTCAACTTCTATGTTGAAGCGAGAAATAAACACTTTAAAGGAAAAAAGTGGTCTGCAGTAAATGCCAAGGCAAAACTTGTCGAAGCCAAAGATAATATTGAAATCGCTTATGATATCTTCAATAATATCGACGTTGATGAACCTGAATTAAAAATGAAAATCAACGAATACATCGACAGATTTAAGCAGATAAAACAAAAGATAGACGAAGGGTTGGTATACATTAAAGATATGAAAGGAATCTAACCTTTATTGAATAAAAAGGGAGCTTAATGTTAATCAATTAAGCTCCCTTTTTCTATTTATTCTTAGTGATGTCCACCACCTGATGGAGCCGAATTACTATTCCCAACAGGCCCATTATCCTTTACAAAGAACCATAATACAGCTGAAATCGCTAATGAAATGGACGCAATGTAGAACATCAACGTTTTATCTTCTGCTTCTGCTAAGATACCACCAATGAAAGCAGAAACGGCTAATTGTGGTAATACTACAGATAAGTTAAAGATACCCATAAAGAAGCCCATTTTTGCTTTTGCTACTTTTTCTGACATAATCGCAAATGGAAGAGATACTGTTGCTGCCCAACCAATACCTAGAATAACCATCATCCCATAAATCATATATTCTGATGTACTCCCTAGGAAAATCATCCCTGCATATCCAACAGCCATAATAGCAATACAAATAGCGTGGGTTTTCACTCGACCTATTTTATGTGTAATAGGCTCTAAAATGAAGGCCGGTAGAACTGCTGCAACAGCATTAAAGATTAGGAAAGACCAGTTAATTACAGAGCCAACTTCTTTACTACTAAAATCCGGGTATTCTTGTTGTACATAAGCAAACATAAATACAAACATCGTTTGAATCCCTACCCAAGTAGGTGCATGAGCCAGTAATACTTTTACAAAACCTGCAATATCTGTTTCTTTTCTCCCTCCTTCTTCGTTGTTTTCTTCACCTTGACTTAACACTTCTGGTTCTTCAATGAAGAATACCGGAATCACAGAAAAGACGAAGACTAAAATAACACCTACATAGATCAATTCAATGTTGCCTAATACAGAACCAATGAAATATGCTAATACACCAAAAGTACCTGAGA is from Flammeovirga agarivorans and encodes:
- a CDS encoding transglutaminase domain-containing protein; this translates as MKKLILLCLLISHVSFGQSKLVSQTIGKIDIQEDTVKSVFDWIVKNIKYDVNKLQKIKNGKSPTGKMKFYTTNERNVYLIDQVVKKKAGVCQDYSLLLDVIMKELGYESYIIKGYTKRKDGSIGGAFGHTWNAIKVNGEWKLYDPTWGAGTVENGKKFHQNYDLNWYDVAPEKMIERHMPYDPIWQLLDTPYTYENFNKNTIPTPQEPKYDYNTLIAEHLKKDDKSRMEAEVARSEELGNTINLVKEWRKLTLRNMSIHGVTSNRELLEKGKEAGSNAIEGFNFYVEARNKHFKGKKWSAVNAKAKLVEAKDNIEIAYDIFNNIDVDEPELKMKINEYIDRFKQIKQKIDEGLVYIKDMKGI
- a CDS encoding MFS transporter, with the protein product MLEIQKKLKSSFFVILSLPSTAMGFALSIQIAALSWILNTKYGFDIHEVGIVWAAGPIAGIIGQPLAGLASDKVWFLGGRRRPFILIGGVLTALMLLALPNIHVISDALGFQPTKAASELGEGQVPASIYVAIAVALILDLSINISFNPTRSIIADVTTDDTVTKGYTWMQTISGTFGVLAYFIGSVLGNIELIYVGVILVFVFSVIPVFFIEEPEVLSQGEENNEEGGRKETDIAGFVKVLLAHAPTWVGIQTMFVFMFAYVQQEYPDFSSKEVGSVINWSFLIFNAVAAVLPAFILEPITHKIGRVKTHAICIAIMAVGYAGMIFLGSTSEYMIYGMMVILGIGWAATVSLPFAIMSEKVAKAKMGFFMGIFNLSVVLPQLAVSAFIGGILAEAEDKTLMFYIASISLAISAVLWFFVKDNGPVGNSNSAPSGGGHH